The region GATTCGAACGCGACCTCGAGACCGTCGAGATGGCGACCAGACGGAACCTCCACGAAGCGGGAGTCGACGAGCGCTACATTCCGAATTCTCTCGAGCGGCTTCTCGATGCCCATCGGTCTCACCGCGACTGTTTGCCACTCGAGGCGGTAGACAACTGGATCGAGGACGAAACACCCGTGACGATCGGGGACAGAACGTTCGACCCGATCTACACGCCCGGCCATCACGCACCACACTACTGCTACGCAACGACGCTCGGCGAGGAACGCGTCGTCTTTGCGGGTGACATGGCCATCGAACCGTTCCGGGCGATCGCCCTCCACGTCAACTTCGACGACGGCGTTCGCGACGGGATTTCGGCCTACCTTGAGGCCCTCGAACGACTCGAGCGTCACTCGTTCGATCGTGTTTATCCAGGTCACGGGCCCGTCCACGACCGCTTCGACGCCGTCGTCGACCGATCGATCACCGACCTCGAGACCCAACTCGAAGCCTGTCTCGAGGTTCTCGAGCAGGCTGACGACGCGCTCACCGCAACCGACGTCGCACTCGAGCAGACGGACTCCGTTCGTGAACGAGCCCGGAAGATGCCCGAAATCGTCGGCTCGCTGGCCACGCTCGAGCGCGAGGGCCGCGTTCGCTCGAGCCTCGAGGAGGGGGTTCGATACCACGAACGTGAATACGAACACGACGAATACGAAGACGAACACGAACACGTGTAACGCGAACAGAATTGCTATCAGTGTGGTCGTGTAATGGTGTGTCATGCACGACGCAGTTATCGTCGACGCAGTTCGAACGCCATTCGGAAAACGCGACGGCTCGTTTCGGGACACTCACCCACAAGACCTCGCGGCAGAGCCACTGAAGGCCCTCGAAGAACGCAACGACTTCGA is a window of Natronorubrum sediminis DNA encoding:
- a CDS encoding MBL fold metallo-hydrolase encodes the protein MSRTNRPSADSARSRVHRLECSVEWPPGHVAAYLIPGDEPILVDAGMAGEQGRDELFEGLRSHGVDPKAIDHLLLTHPHTDHAGQVQPLRERGNPTVHAPGQTRDRFERDLETVEMATRRNLHEAGVDERYIPNSLERLLDAHRSHRDCLPLEAVDNWIEDETPVTIGDRTFDPIYTPGHHAPHYCYATTLGEERVVFAGDMAIEPFRAIALHVNFDDGVRDGISAYLEALERLERHSFDRVYPGHGPVHDRFDAVVDRSITDLETQLEACLEVLEQADDALTATDVALEQTDSVRERARKMPEIVGSLATLEREGRVRSSLEEGVRYHEREYEHDEYEDEHEHV